ATCGCAATGATCGCCAACGTGACAATTTTGGTATCGCTGACGACAAAAACCCCCTCCGCCGCGCCGGCCTGCAAGATGGCTTCGAGATGATCTTCATACCGCCGGCGCAACGCCTCGATCTGGCTGAAGTTTTCAGGCGTCAGATTGCGCAGTTCCATATAGGCGATAAACACCGCGTCCGGGCGATCCGCGTGAAACCGGATGTGGAATTCAACAAAATCGCGCAGGGCCTGAAGCGCGGATTTACCCTCGGCCACCGGCACCTCGGCCAGCAGGTCGGTCATATGCCCCTGCATCAGATCAAACAGCAGCGACTGTTTGTCCGGCGTATAATTATAAAGCGCCCCGGCCTGCACGCCGACCTCGGCCGCAATGGCCCGCATCGACACCGCGGCATAGCCGCCCTGCGCAAATAGCCGCAGCGCAGCCGCCCGCACGCGGGGGCCGGTGATATCAGAATGAGATCCGGTGGTTCTTGCCATGGGGGCAATTTAATGAACAATCGTTCAAAAGCAAAGCCCGCTTGCACGCCCTGCCCCACTGATGCAAAAACAGGTCCATGATGCCATCGCGTTCTCCATACATCTGCGCCTTTGCGCTGCTTTTTGCAGCGGGCTGTACGACGTTTCCGCAGCTTGATGACAGCATTCGCCCAGAGGTGCGCGATGCCGATTACGCAACGCTTGTGCCGCTGTCCACATTGCAGACCAGCACGGACCCCATCCGTATTGATCCTGCCCAGACCCAAGCGGAACTGAATGGCCGTCTTGCCGGGTTGCGCGCCCGTGCCGATCGTTTGCGCGGCACCGTGCTGACCGGACGGGAAAAGCAGCGGCTGCAAGAAGGCTTGCAATAGGCATCTGGCGCGTTGCAAGCGCCGCTTGAACCCGCTACATCGCCTTTGAAGCCTGCCCTATTGGGCAGCCCCTATTTATTTTGAATTGCTACAAAGGAACCTCACATGTCTGACCCGCTTCGCCTTGGTATCGCCGGTTTGGGCACGGTGGGTATTGGTGTGGTGCGCATCATTCGCCAGCAGGCGGCACTGCTGTCCGCCCGCACCGGACGAGAGATCACAATTTCCGCGGTTTCTGCCCGCAGCAAAGGCCGGGATCGCGGCATTTCGCTGTCTGGTTACGCTTGGGAAGATGATCCGGTGGCCCTCGCAACCCGCGACGATGTTGATGTCTTTGTTGAACTGATGGGCGGCGAAGATGGCCTTGCCAAAGACGCAACCGAGGCGGCGCTGAAGGCAGGCAAACATGTGGTCACGGCCAACAAGGCAATGCTGGCCATCCACGGCCAGGCGCTGGCCGAACTGGCCGAAGCCAAGGGGCTGACCCTGCGCTACGAGGCCGCTGTTGCTGGCGGCATTCCGGTGATCAAGGCCCTGTTCGAAGGGCTGGCAGGCAATGAGATCAAGCGCGTGATGGGCGTTATGAATGGCTCTTGCAACTACATCCTGACGCGCATGGAAAATTCCGGCAAAACCTATCAGGAAATCTTTGCCGAGGCCGATGGCCTTGGCTACCTTGAGGCAGACCCGCAGCTGGATGTGGGCGGGATCGACGCCGCCCACAAGCTGGCAATCCTCAGCGCCATCGCCTTTGGCACCAAGGTCGATTTTGACGGTATCCAGCTGGAAGGCATAGAGCGGGTCAGCATCGAGGATATCAATGCTGCCGCCGATATGGGCTATAAGATCAAGCTCCTCGGCGTCGCCCAGAAAACGGGCCGCGGTCTGGAACAGCGCATGCAGCCTTGCCTTGTCCCTGAAACATCACCGCTTGGCCAACTTGACGGCGGCACCAATATGGTGGTCATCGAAGGCGATGCCGTCGGCCAGATCGTTCTGCGCGGCGCAGGTGCGGGCGAAGGTCCAACCGCAAGCGCGGTGATGGCCGATGTCTGCGACATTGCACGGGGCTGGTCCGGTCCGGTCTTTGGCCAGCCAGCCGCGACGCTGGAAACCTCGCAATCGGCGCAGTCACAGGCCGCCGCCCCTTATTATCTGCGCATGGCCTTGGTCGACAAACCGGGTGCCTTGGCCAAGATCGCCACCGTTCTGGGCGAAGCGGGCGTGAGCATCTACCGGATGCGCCAGTATGAGCATGATGCCCCCTCCGCGCCGGTGTTGATCGTCACGCACAAGACAACCCACGCCGCGCTTGAGGCGGCGCTTGAGAATATGCACGGCACCGGTGTTCTGGCCGGTGAACCCGTGGCACTGCGGATCGAAGAGGTCTGACCCGCCGCTGGCACCGGGGCCGAAATAAAACAGGCGCGAGATCATCTGATCCCGCGCCTTTCTTTTTGGTCTGATCCGTGCCCTTCAGGTACGCTGGCGTTCGAATTCGGCCCAGGCCGCCTCAAAACTGGCAAAGTCAAAGCCCGGCTCCCGCGCGGCATTCAGAACAATCTTTTCTGTCTCCAGGAGTTTGGCAATCGCGCCGCCGATCGCTCCCAGGTAATCATCCGGGATCACCAAGGCACCGTGACGGTCCGCATGCACCATCTCATTGTCCGCGACCTGCATCCCAAAGACGGTCACCGGTGTTGCGATTTCCAGCACATGCACAAAACCGTGGCTTGGCCCCACCGATCCGGCAATCACCGGAAAGTTGTCAGGCAAATCGCCCAGATCGCGCATCACCCCGTTGGTCAAGGCTCCGGCTAGGCCAAAGCCCTTGTGGACACTGGTGTTGATCTCGCCCCAATAGGCACCGATGGCCGCATCACCATCCACGTCTTCGACCACCGCCAGCGCCGGACGCGGGCCGCTGGCCATGTGGCGGTAATAATCCATACGCCGGGCGCGGATCACATCCGCCTCTTCTGTTGGGGGCGCAATCGCCGAGATTTTGGCCGTGCGGGCGCGGCCCACGATGGCCCCCGCGCCAGGATCACTGCACAGCACCGTGCCGCGCGTGAAACGGTCAAAACCGCGCTTGCCCTCCACCACCTCGATGGCGTTGCACACGGTTGGCGTATCGACAGAGCGCAGCAGCGCCAGCAGTTGTTCATCCATTGTCTATCTCCTCAAGCCAGCGGCGCAGCGCGGCGGTTGTTTCGTCAGGTTGTTCCAGCACCGGCAAATGGCCCGCGCCTTCGATGATGCAAAGCCGTGATTGGGGCATCAGACCGGCCATCAATTCATGCCGCTCCACCGGGCAAAGCTGATCCTGCCGCCCGCAGAGCACCAGCGCCGGACCGTCAAAGCAGCGCAAGGTTTCGGTCTGGTCGGGCCGGTTCATCAGGGCAACGGATTGGCGGCAAAACACCTCCGGCCCCAGCGCCAATGCCATATCCATACACAGATCTAGGATCTCGCCCCGGCGCGGCCC
This window of the Sulfitobacter mediterraneus genome carries:
- a CDS encoding RraA family protein, which translates into the protein MDEQLLALLRSVDTPTVCNAIEVVEGKRGFDRFTRGTVLCSDPGAGAIVGRARTAKISAIAPPTEEADVIRARRMDYYRHMASGPRPALAVVEDVDGDAAIGAYWGEINTSVHKGFGLAGALTNGVMRDLGDLPDNFPVIAGSVGPSHGFVHVLEIATPVTVFGMQVADNEMVHADRHGALVIPDDYLGAIGGAIAKLLETEKIVLNAAREPGFDFASFEAAWAEFERQRT
- a CDS encoding homoserine dehydrogenase, translated to MSDPLRLGIAGLGTVGIGVVRIIRQQAALLSARTGREITISAVSARSKGRDRGISLSGYAWEDDPVALATRDDVDVFVELMGGEDGLAKDATEAALKAGKHVVTANKAMLAIHGQALAELAEAKGLTLRYEAAVAGGIPVIKALFEGLAGNEIKRVMGVMNGSCNYILTRMENSGKTYQEIFAEADGLGYLEADPQLDVGGIDAAHKLAILSAIAFGTKVDFDGIQLEGIERVSIEDINAAADMGYKIKLLGVAQKTGRGLEQRMQPCLVPETSPLGQLDGGTNMVVIEGDAVGQIVLRGAGAGEGPTASAVMADVCDIARGWSGPVFGQPAATLETSQSAQSQAAAPYYLRMALVDKPGALAKIATVLGEAGVSIYRMRQYEHDAPSAPVLIVTHKTTHAALEAALENMHGTGVLAGEPVALRIEEV
- a CDS encoding TetR/AcrR family transcriptional regulator translates to MARTTGSHSDITGPRVRAAALRLFAQGGYAAVSMRAIAAEVGVQAGALYNYTPDKQSLLFDLMQGHMTDLLAEVPVAEGKSALQALRDFVEFHIRFHADRPDAVFIAYMELRNLTPENFSQIEALRRRYEDHLEAILQAGAAEGVFVVSDTKIVTLAIIAMLTGVNTWFRSGGRLSLNEVVAQYWDMVRKAVGAG